One window from the genome of Streptomyces sp. NBC_00708 encodes:
- a CDS encoding serine/threonine-protein phosphatase, with protein MTFGLLSRPAPRVTLPGTDLGEAAVRAPRVGNGVLFGALALLTAVIVGLDVLSGQDLRLVPLLVVVPAFVSVFGTIAQTTGVAAFVMVVAVASRLVAGGSYWDIGSSVVFTVLACLLGIGACVLRIRHAIEVARLRSAAVALQRQILRPLPIPTDQITAHGSYTPIEEDHLVGGDIYEVVQSPYGTRVIIGDVQGKGLPAIGAGFAVLGAFREAAIREPSLVGVVDRLEEAVARQNAFSAQTGETERFVTALVLGFDGDGRAQAVNCGHLPPRLVHDGVAVTVPLRRTSVPLGMADLSDEGRTAERLDFPPGATLLMFTDGVTEARDAEGHFYPLDARLSRWARRGPRELLDALAHDLEEFSGGVRRDDIAVLALCRVSAPSDEPAPAGPSGHGVPRAVEALSGR; from the coding sequence TTGACGTTCGGACTCCTGAGCCGGCCCGCGCCCCGCGTGACGCTTCCCGGCACCGACCTCGGAGAGGCCGCCGTGCGCGCCCCCAGGGTCGGGAACGGGGTGCTGTTCGGAGCGCTGGCCCTACTGACCGCCGTGATCGTCGGCCTGGACGTCCTGTCGGGCCAGGATCTGCGTCTGGTGCCCCTGCTGGTGGTGGTACCGGCCTTCGTCTCGGTGTTCGGCACGATCGCCCAGACCACCGGTGTCGCCGCCTTCGTCATGGTGGTGGCCGTCGCCTCGCGCCTGGTGGCCGGCGGGAGCTACTGGGACATCGGGAGCAGTGTCGTCTTCACCGTCCTGGCGTGTCTCCTCGGCATCGGCGCCTGTGTCCTGCGCATCCGGCACGCCATCGAGGTCGCCAGGCTCCGCTCCGCCGCCGTCGCGCTCCAGCGCCAGATCCTGCGCCCCCTGCCCATCCCCACCGACCAGATCACCGCCCATGGCTCGTACACGCCGATCGAGGAGGACCATCTCGTCGGCGGGGACATCTACGAGGTCGTCCAGTCGCCCTACGGCACCCGTGTGATCATCGGCGACGTCCAGGGCAAGGGGCTCCCCGCCATCGGCGCGGGGTTCGCCGTCCTCGGCGCCTTCCGCGAGGCGGCCATCCGTGAGCCGTCCCTCGTCGGTGTCGTCGACCGCCTGGAGGAGGCCGTCGCGCGGCAGAACGCGTTCTCCGCCCAGACCGGCGAGACCGAGCGCTTCGTCACCGCGCTCGTCCTCGGGTTCGACGGTGACGGCCGGGCGCAGGCCGTCAACTGCGGCCATCTGCCGCCCCGCCTGGTGCACGACGGGGTCGCCGTCACCGTGCCTCTGCGCCGGACGTCGGTACCGTTGGGCATGGCGGATCTCAGCGACGAGGGCCGCACCGCGGAACGGCTCGACTTCCCGCCCGGCGCGACGCTCCTGATGTTCACCGACGGGGTGACCGAGGCCCGCGACGCCGAGGGGCACTTCTATCCGCTGGACGCCCGGCTGAGCCGCTGGGCGCGCCGGGGCCCCCGCGAACTGCTCGACGCGCTCGCACACGACCTCGAGGAGTTCTCCGGCGGCGTACGGCGCGACGACATCGCCGTGCTG
- a CDS encoding GNAT family N-acetyltransferase has product MTAPLDPGHPLDDPVGTALRGPHAHFAERRGRVLRYPAEVAPWVALPPDPGPADWADVAALSGPGGAVTITAFREPPPEDWEITFHAEGVQLVDDGVDAAPLPGAVRLGPADVPEMLDLVARTRPGPFEPRTVELGTYLGVRRDGVLVAMAGERMHPPGWSEISAVCTDTSVRGQGLGGGLVRAVAHEIRQRGETPFLHAAAANTGAVRLYESLGFVLRRKTAFLAALVPSGVSVGVR; this is encoded by the coding sequence GTGACCGCGCCCCTGGACCCCGGCCACCCGCTGGACGACCCGGTGGGCACCGCGCTGCGCGGCCCGCACGCCCACTTCGCCGAGCGCCGGGGCCGCGTGCTGCGCTACCCGGCCGAGGTCGCCCCCTGGGTCGCGCTCCCGCCGGACCCGGGCCCCGCCGACTGGGCCGACGTGGCGGCGCTCTCCGGACCCGGGGGAGCCGTCACCATCACCGCGTTCCGGGAGCCCCCGCCGGAGGACTGGGAGATCACCTTCCACGCCGAGGGCGTCCAGCTCGTGGACGACGGCGTGGACGCGGCCCCGCTCCCGGGAGCCGTCCGGCTCGGCCCCGCCGACGTGCCCGAGATGCTCGACCTGGTCGCCCGCACCCGGCCGGGCCCCTTCGAGCCCCGGACCGTCGAACTCGGCACCTACCTCGGGGTGCGCCGGGACGGGGTGCTCGTCGCCATGGCCGGTGAACGCATGCACCCGCCGGGCTGGAGCGAGATCAGCGCCGTCTGCACCGATACGTCCGTACGCGGCCAGGGCCTCGGCGGCGGGCTCGTGCGCGCCGTCGCCCACGAGATCAGGCAGCGCGGCGAGACACCGTTCCTGCACGCGGCCGCCGCCAACACCGGGGCCGTCCGCCTCTACGAGTCGCTGGGGTTCGTGCTCCGCCGCAAGACCGCCTTCCTCGCCGCACTCGTCCCGTCCGGGGTGTCCGTGGGCGTGCGCTGA
- a CDS encoding NADP-dependent oxidoreductase, whose translation MPKAYVFTRNGGPEAERFTDLERPEPGPGELLVAVRAAGVNPVDWKLRTGYTRPGSEPLPFPTVFGSEAAGVVVAAGPGAEGFAPGDEVFGNPLTGGYAEYTLMPVAVTAHKPAGLSFTDAAVLPVAAATAYDGVRQLDPAPGSTLLVTGAGGGVGSAAVQLARHAGVRVLGVASDAKKDFVESLGAEHIPSGPGLADRVRAAAPEGVDAVFDLVGGDTLREAAGLVDPAALISAGGKPLVTELGGEPVRRARTAAVLDEVARLVVDGVLRTHVTRTVPLGRAGEALRAVEAGHALGKIVIEVTA comes from the coding sequence ATGCCGAAGGCGTACGTGTTCACCCGCAACGGCGGTCCGGAGGCGGAGCGGTTCACCGACCTGGAACGGCCGGAACCCGGCCCCGGCGAACTGCTCGTCGCCGTCCGCGCGGCGGGCGTCAACCCGGTGGACTGGAAACTGCGCACCGGCTACACCCGGCCCGGCAGCGAGCCACTGCCGTTCCCGACCGTCTTCGGCAGCGAGGCCGCCGGCGTCGTCGTCGCGGCCGGCCCCGGCGCCGAGGGTTTCGCGCCCGGCGACGAGGTCTTCGGCAACCCGCTGACCGGCGGGTACGCCGAGTACACGCTGATGCCCGTCGCGGTCACCGCCCACAAGCCGGCCGGCCTGTCGTTCACCGACGCGGCGGTTCTGCCGGTCGCCGCCGCCACCGCCTACGACGGGGTGCGCCAGCTGGACCCCGCACCCGGGAGCACCCTCCTGGTCACCGGGGCCGGCGGCGGTGTCGGCAGCGCCGCCGTCCAGCTCGCGCGCCACGCGGGCGTCCGGGTCCTCGGGGTCGCGAGCGACGCCAAGAAGGACTTCGTGGAGTCCCTGGGCGCGGAGCACATCCCGTCCGGACCCGGCCTCGCCGACCGGGTGCGGGCAGCCGCGCCCGAGGGCGTCGACGCCGTCTTCGACCTGGTCGGCGGCGACACCCTGCGCGAGGCGGCGGGCCTGGTGGACCCCGCCGCACTCATCAGCGCCGGCGGCAAGCCCCTGGTGACCGAGCTGGGCGGCGAGCCCGTCCGGCGGGCCCGCACCGCGGCGGTCCTCGACGAGGTGGCGCGGCTGGTCGTCGACGGGGTCCTGCGCACCCATGTGACCCGGACCGTCCCGCTCGGCCGGGCGGGCGAGGCGCTGCGCGCGGTGGAGGCCGGTCACGCGCTCGGCAAGATCGTGATCGAGGTGACCGCGTGA
- a CDS encoding NAD(P)-dependent oxidoreductase has translation MTSAVPAAPQRPVVAVLGTGIMGAAMARSLLRAGLEVRAWNRTQDKAAPLAADGATVTGTAAEAVRGAHVVLTALTDTTAVAAALTAASEGLHRGQVLLQTSTVGPDGAVELAQRAADLGLVHLDAPVSGTRQPAEQGALTVLVSGPVAARAVVEPVLDAIGQRTIWAGEEPGAASRLKLVLNAWVINMVGGVAECLNLAEGLGVDPRAFLDLVAGGPLDTGYLRSKSAAVLDGDLTPSFALSTALKDTRLILDAAGRAGVRLDLTAASAARFERAEADGHGDEDMIATYYAGRAPERDNG, from the coding sequence ATGACCTCAGCAGTCCCCGCAGCACCGCAGCGGCCGGTCGTCGCCGTACTCGGCACCGGGATCATGGGCGCGGCGATGGCCCGCAGCCTGCTCCGCGCCGGTCTGGAGGTCCGGGCCTGGAACCGTACGCAGGACAAGGCCGCCCCGCTCGCCGCCGACGGCGCCACCGTCACCGGGACGGCGGCGGAGGCCGTGCGCGGCGCGCATGTCGTGCTCACCGCGCTCACCGACACGACCGCCGTCGCCGCCGCGCTCACCGCCGCCTCCGAGGGGCTGCACCGGGGCCAGGTGCTGCTCCAGACGTCCACGGTCGGCCCGGACGGCGCCGTCGAACTGGCCCAGCGCGCCGCCGACCTGGGGCTCGTCCACCTCGACGCCCCGGTCTCGGGCACCCGGCAGCCCGCTGAGCAGGGCGCGCTGACCGTCCTCGTCTCCGGCCCCGTCGCCGCCCGCGCGGTGGTCGAACCCGTGCTGGACGCGATCGGGCAGCGCACGATCTGGGCCGGGGAGGAGCCGGGCGCGGCGTCCCGGCTCAAGCTCGTGCTCAACGCCTGGGTGATCAACATGGTGGGCGGGGTCGCGGAGTGCCTGAACCTCGCCGAAGGACTCGGCGTCGACCCGCGCGCCTTCCTCGACCTCGTCGCCGGCGGGCCGCTCGACACGGGCTATCTGCGCAGCAAGTCGGCCGCCGTTCTGGACGGTGACCTCACCCCGAGCTTCGCCCTGTCCACGGCCCTCAAGGACACCCGGCTGATCCTCGACGCGGCCGGCCGGGCAGGGGTCCGGCTGGATCTGACGGCCGCCTCGGCCGCCCGCTTCGAACGCGCGGAGGCGGACGGGCACGGCGACGAGGACATGATCGCCACCTACTACGCCGGCCGGGCCCCCGAGCGGGACAACGGCTGA
- a CDS encoding adenosylcobinamide amidohydrolase, which produces MPTEVLPCHRGCPIRSVRLRLPEQRGELLVRREDGADLHHLVWRLGPGWRVCSSAVLGGGIGPRDWILNAQVPGGYPRMDPDRHLAEIAAGARLTGPGAGLMTAADVTAYTTAADEGVHATATCGLGVRGWAAVPGEGTGGPPPPGTINIVVTFPVPLSDAALVNAVATATEAKVQALLDAGLDCSGTPTDAVCVAAPAPSPDTGEAEPFAGPRSRWGARLARAVHAAVLEGALRQP; this is translated from the coding sequence GTGCCGACCGAAGTCCTGCCGTGCCACCGGGGGTGCCCCATCCGTTCCGTACGCCTCCGGCTCCCCGAACAGCGCGGAGAGCTGCTCGTCCGGCGCGAGGACGGGGCCGACCTGCACCATCTCGTGTGGCGGCTCGGGCCCGGATGGCGGGTGTGCAGCAGCGCCGTCCTGGGCGGCGGCATCGGACCGCGTGACTGGATCCTCAACGCCCAGGTGCCCGGCGGGTACCCGCGCATGGACCCGGACCGCCACCTGGCCGAGATCGCCGCCGGCGCCCGCCTCACCGGCCCCGGCGCCGGCCTGATGACCGCCGCCGACGTCACCGCGTACACCACCGCCGCCGACGAGGGCGTCCACGCGACCGCCACCTGCGGTCTGGGCGTACGGGGCTGGGCCGCCGTCCCGGGCGAGGGCACCGGCGGACCGCCGCCGCCGGGCACCATCAACATCGTGGTGACGTTCCCGGTGCCGCTGTCCGACGCGGCCCTGGTCAACGCCGTCGCCACCGCGACGGAGGCCAAGGTGCAGGCGCTCCTGGACGCCGGGCTCGACTGCTCCGGCACCCCGACCGACGCCGTCTGCGTCGCCGCGCCCGCCCCCTCGCCGGACACCGGCGAGGCCGAACCGTTCGCCGGGCCGCGCTCCCGCTGGGGCGCGCGACTCGCCAGAGCCGTACACGCCGCCGTGCTGGAAGGCGCGCTGCGGCAACCCTGA
- a CDS encoding PRC and DUF2382 domain-containing protein: protein MGAADGFTDSGELDGLTVYDTEGEKIGNVGRVYVDDSTGRPDWITVKTGLFGMKESFVPLAGARRVGSDLHISHGKDQVKEAPRVDADAHLSVSEEEELYRHYGLTRNTRSNLGDRSGTGAPTTTGTGNMGAAGTGAAAGAGAGAMGAAGTSGTDRTRTAGTGKHRDTETAGTGAGRPLAGAGAGAQRSGADLGGKEEMIRSEEQLHVGTEEYESGRARLHKYVVTENVTRSVPVSHEEVRVVREPLQPGDKAARAGDLTEQDVEVTLHAERATMRKETVPVERVRMETQRVTEQKEVSAELRKEQIDYADGTTKGGKDMPGKDTGGDMGRGRHR, encoded by the coding sequence ATGGGAGCCGCTGACGGTTTCACGGATTCCGGAGAGCTCGACGGCCTGACGGTGTACGACACCGAGGGCGAGAAGATCGGCAACGTGGGCCGGGTGTATGTCGACGACAGCACCGGCCGCCCGGACTGGATCACGGTGAAGACCGGCCTGTTCGGCATGAAGGAGAGTTTCGTGCCTCTCGCCGGAGCCCGTCGAGTGGGCTCCGACCTGCACATCTCCCACGGCAAGGACCAGGTCAAGGAAGCTCCGAGGGTGGACGCGGACGCGCATCTGTCCGTGTCCGAGGAGGAGGAGCTGTACCGCCACTACGGCCTGACCCGGAACACCAGGAGCAATCTCGGCGACCGTTCCGGGACCGGCGCACCGACCACCACGGGCACCGGGAACATGGGCGCGGCCGGAACCGGCGCGGCGGCCGGTGCCGGGGCCGGGGCCATGGGCGCCGCAGGCACCTCCGGCACGGACCGGACCCGGACGGCCGGTACCGGGAAGCACCGGGACACCGAGACCGCCGGCACGGGCGCGGGCCGTCCGCTGGCCGGAGCCGGCGCGGGAGCCCAGCGGTCCGGCGCCGACCTGGGCGGCAAGGAGGAGATGATCCGCTCCGAGGAGCAGCTGCACGTCGGCACCGAGGAGTACGAGAGCGGCAGGGCGCGTCTGCACAAGTACGTCGTCACCGAGAACGTCACGCGCAGCGTGCCGGTCTCGCACGAAGAGGTACGGGTGGTCCGTGAGCCGCTGCAGCCCGGCGACAAGGCGGCGCGCGCGGGCGACCTGACGGAGCAGGACGTGGAGGTCACGCTGCACGCCGAGCGCGCCACGATGCGCAAGGAGACCGTCCCGGTCGAGCGCGTCCGGATGGAAACCCAGAGGGTGACGGAGCAGAAGGAGGTCTCCGCCGAACTGCGCAAGGAGCAGATCGACTACGCGGACGGCACCACCAAGGGCGGCAAGGACATGCCCGGCAAGGACACCGGCGGCGACATGGGCCGAGGACGCCACCGCTGA
- a CDS encoding ABC transporter ATP-binding protein — MTATGGLRAARVSREAGGRLLLDGVTLAPQPGTTVGLIGPNGSGKSTLLRILAGLLAPHAGTVTLDGEPLAAAGRRQVARRVAVVDQHAVTQDELSVLDVVRLGRIPHRRAWSAPTGEDAAAVDAALERTGLTGLRERSWHTLSGGERQRVQIARALAQQPRELLLDEPTNHLDIQHQLELLSLVASLPLTAVIALHDLNLAAMFCDRIVVLSGGRAVAGGTPEQVITEELIEEVYRVRAVVTPDGPRGRPSVRFLP; from the coding sequence ATGACCGCGACCGGCGGCCTGCGGGCCGCCCGCGTCAGCCGGGAGGCCGGCGGCCGGCTCCTCCTGGACGGTGTGACGCTCGCCCCGCAGCCGGGCACCACCGTGGGGCTCATCGGCCCCAACGGCTCCGGCAAGTCCACACTGCTGCGCATCCTGGCCGGGCTCCTCGCCCCGCACGCGGGCACGGTCACCCTGGACGGCGAACCGCTGGCCGCGGCCGGCCGGCGCCAGGTGGCCCGGCGGGTCGCCGTCGTCGACCAGCACGCCGTCACCCAGGACGAGCTGAGCGTCCTGGACGTCGTACGCCTCGGCCGCATCCCGCACCGCCGCGCCTGGTCGGCCCCCACGGGCGAGGACGCGGCGGCGGTGGACGCCGCACTGGAACGCACCGGCCTCACCGGCCTGCGTGAGCGGTCCTGGCACACGCTCTCCGGCGGGGAGCGCCAGCGCGTCCAGATCGCCCGCGCACTGGCCCAGCAGCCGCGCGAACTCCTGCTCGACGAACCGACCAACCACCTGGACATCCAGCACCAGCTGGAACTGCTCTCCCTGGTCGCCTCGCTGCCGCTGACCGCCGTCATCGCCCTCCACGACCTCAACCTGGCCGCCATGTTCTGCGACCGGATCGTGGTCCTGAGCGGCGGCCGGGCGGTCGCGGGCGGGACCCCGGAGCAGGTGATCACCGAGGAACTGATCGAGGAGGTCTACCGGGTGCGGGCCGTCGTGACTCCGGACGGGCCGCGGGGCCGGCCCTCCGTACGCTTCCTGCCCTGA